Proteins from one Aureimonas sp. SA4125 genomic window:
- a CDS encoding DMT family transporter encodes MPSTLLMTALAMLAFAGNSLLARLALADGAIDAAGFTGVRLASGALVLAAILFAAQRRTAGLSGDGLLADRDAGRASAAPAAARVGRWADHLAGSWISALALLVYALAFSLAYREIGAAVGALVLFASVQATMIGDGLMRGEKPRGLEVAGLVLAFGAFVVWIAPTAATPAITGVVAMIVSGVAWGVYSLRGRRMGGDPIRETAGNFIRTVPVSLPLVAASAFAGGLEASGVSIALASGILASGLGYIVWYQALPGLTPTQAAIVQLSVPVLAAFGAILFLGEMATLRFALAAAAILGGIALALAARPQ; translated from the coding sequence ATGCCGTCTACGCTTCTCATGACCGCCCTCGCGATGCTGGCCTTTGCCGGCAACTCCCTTTTGGCGCGGCTGGCCTTGGCGGACGGGGCGATCGATGCGGCGGGCTTTACCGGGGTGCGGCTGGCATCGGGCGCGCTGGTTCTGGCCGCGATCCTGTTCGCGGCGCAGCGGCGGACCGCAGGCCTTTCAGGCGATGGCTTGCTTGCAGACCGCGATGCGGGACGGGCTTCTGCTGCGCCCGCGGCAGCACGGGTCGGCCGATGGGCCGATCATCTTGCCGGCAGCTGGATCTCTGCCCTCGCCCTCCTCGTCTACGCGCTCGCCTTCTCCCTTGCCTATCGCGAGATCGGCGCGGCGGTGGGTGCGCTGGTGCTGTTCGCCTCGGTGCAGGCGACGATGATCGGCGACGGGCTGATGCGCGGCGAGAAGCCACGGGGGCTGGAAGTGGCGGGACTGGTGCTGGCCTTCGGCGCCTTTGTCGTCTGGATCGCGCCGACGGCGGCAACCCCGGCGATCACGGGTGTCGTCGCCATGATCGTCTCGGGCGTCGCCTGGGGCGTCTATTCGCTACGCGGACGGCGGATGGGCGGCGATCCGATACGGGAGACGGCGGGCAATTTCATCCGCACCGTGCCCGTCAGCCTGCCGCTCGTCGCCGCCTCGGCCTTTGCCGGAGGGCTCGAGGCGTCCGGCGTGTCGATCGCGCTCGCCTCGGGGATCCTCGCCTCGGGCCTGGGCTACATCGTCTGGTACCAGGCGCTGCCGGGGCTGACGCCGACACAGGCGGCGATCGTGCAGCTTTCGGTGCCGGTCCTCGCTGCCTTCGGCGCCATCCTCTTCCTCGGTGAAATGGCGACGCTGCGTTTTGCGCTGGCCGCGGCTGCGATCCTCGGCGGCATCGCGCTGGCTCTGGCGGCTCGACCGCAATGA
- a CDS encoding ligase-associated DNA damage response DEXH box helicase, with protein MPALPAPFRDWFARKGWAPRPHQMDLLARAEAGASVLLIAPTGAGKTLAGFLPALVDLTRRGRPKPGTRPRGIHTLYISPLKALATDIERNLSAPVAEIGIKVTLETRTGDTSQGKRQRQKLKPPDILLTTPEQLALLIAAKDARAFFSDLRYVVFDELHSLVTSKRGQLLALGLARLRQLQPDLQTIGLSATVSEPDDLREWLVGQAPGTAPLAELITVSGGAKPDITILTSKERVPWQGHTARYAMPEVYEAIQAHKMTLLFVNTRNQAERLFQELWQINEETLPIALHHGSLDVQQRRKVEAAMAAGSLRAVVATSTLDLGIDWGDVDLVVHIGAPKGASRLAQRIGRSNHRMDEPSKAILVPANRFEVMECQAALDANYLGDQDTPPLRDGGLDVLAQHVLGMACAEPFRADDLYAEVISAAPYRDLDRETFDRVIDFVATGGYSLRVYERYAKIVLTEDGTWRISHPRIAQQYRMNAGTIIEAESLTVRLIRRKTPAAMARGGSVLGKIEEGFLEMLGPGDTFLFAGLVLRFEGIVENTCLVTKAVSEDPKVPSYAGAKFPLTTYLAAQVRDILADPMRWGSLPEQVRDWLKIQKRKSIIPRADQLLIETFPAGKRFFMVAYCFEGRAAHQTLGMLLTRRLERARAKPLGFVATDYALSIWGLGDLGAMIKDGSLSLDGLFDEDMLGDDLDAWMADSYLLKRTFRQCAVIAGLIDRRHPGQEKTGRQVTVSADLVYDVLRAHEPDHILLRATWADAASGLLDVQRVSDLLARIKHHIVHRDLPEISPLAVPIMLEIGRESVVGEARDELLSIAAEAQLIEQALS; from the coding sequence ATGCCCGCCCTCCCCGCGCCTTTCCGCGACTGGTTCGCGCGAAAAGGCTGGGCGCCGCGGCCGCATCAGATGGATCTTCTCGCCCGCGCCGAGGCCGGGGCGTCGGTGCTGTTGATCGCGCCGACGGGGGCGGGCAAGACGCTGGCGGGGTTCCTGCCGGCGCTGGTCGATCTCACGCGGCGCGGGCGGCCGAAGCCGGGGACGCGGCCGCGTGGCATCCACACGCTCTACATCTCGCCGCTGAAGGCGCTCGCGACCGACATCGAGCGCAATCTTTCCGCACCCGTCGCCGAGATCGGCATCAAGGTGACGCTGGAGACGCGCACGGGCGACACCAGCCAGGGAAAACGCCAGCGCCAGAAGCTGAAACCACCGGACATTCTCCTGACGACGCCGGAGCAGCTGGCGCTGTTGATCGCGGCGAAGGACGCCCGCGCCTTCTTCTCGGACCTGCGCTACGTCGTCTTCGACGAGCTGCACTCGCTGGTGACCTCGAAGCGCGGGCAGCTGCTGGCGCTCGGCCTTGCCCGGCTGCGGCAGTTGCAGCCGGATCTTCAGACCATCGGCCTGTCGGCGACGGTGTCGGAGCCGGACGACCTTCGGGAATGGCTGGTCGGCCAGGCGCCCGGCACCGCGCCGCTCGCCGAACTCATCACGGTCTCCGGCGGCGCCAAGCCCGATATCACGATCCTTACCTCGAAGGAGCGCGTGCCCTGGCAGGGCCACACGGCGCGCTATGCCATGCCCGAGGTCTACGAGGCGATCCAGGCGCACAAGATGACGCTGCTCTTCGTCAACACCCGCAACCAGGCGGAAAGACTGTTCCAGGAACTGTGGCAGATCAACGAGGAAACGCTGCCGATCGCCCTCCACCACGGGTCGCTCGACGTCCAGCAGCGGCGCAAGGTCGAGGCGGCGATGGCGGCGGGAAGCTTGCGCGCGGTGGTCGCGACGTCGACGCTCGATCTCGGCATCGACTGGGGCGATGTCGACCTCGTCGTCCATATCGGCGCGCCGAAGGGCGCCTCGCGCCTTGCCCAGCGCATCGGCCGCTCGAACCACCGCATGGACGAGCCGTCGAAGGCGATCCTGGTGCCGGCGAACCGCTTCGAGGTGATGGAGTGCCAGGCGGCGCTAGACGCCAACTATCTCGGCGATCAGGACACGCCGCCCCTGCGCGACGGCGGGCTCGACGTCCTCGCCCAGCACGTCCTCGGCATGGCCTGCGCCGAGCCGTTCCGCGCCGACGACCTCTATGCCGAGGTGATCTCGGCCGCGCCCTACCGCGATCTCGACCGCGAAACCTTCGATCGGGTGATCGATTTCGTCGCCACCGGCGGCTATTCGCTGCGGGTCTACGAGCGCTACGCCAAGATCGTCCTCACCGAGGACGGCACCTGGCGCATCAGCCATCCGCGCATCGCCCAGCAGTACCGGATGAATGCCGGCACGATCATCGAGGCGGAATCGCTGACGGTCCGGCTGATCCGGCGCAAGACGCCGGCGGCCATGGCGCGCGGCGGGTCGGTCCTCGGCAAGATCGAGGAGGGCTTTCTGGAGATGCTCGGGCCCGGCGACACGTTTCTCTTTGCCGGCCTCGTGCTGCGCTTCGAGGGCATCGTCGAGAACACCTGCCTCGTCACCAAGGCGGTATCGGAAGACCCGAAGGTGCCCTCCTATGCCGGCGCGAAATTCCCGCTCACCACCTATCTCGCGGCACAGGTGCGCGACATCCTCGCCGATCCGATGCGCTGGGGCTCGCTGCCGGAACAGGTCCGCGACTGGCTGAAGATCCAGAAGCGCAAATCGATCATCCCGCGCGCCGACCAGCTTCTGATCGAGACCTTTCCGGCGGGAAAGCGCTTCTTTATGGTCGCCTACTGCTTCGAGGGCCGGGCCGCGCACCAGACGCTCGGCATGCTGCTCACCCGGCGGCTGGAGCGGGCGCGGGCAAAACCCCTCGGCTTCGTCGCCACCGACTACGCGCTGTCGATCTGGGGCCTCGGCGATCTCGGCGCAATGATTAAGGATGGGTCGCTGTCGCTCGACGGCCTGTTCGACGAGGACATGCTGGGCGACGACCTCGACGCCTGGATGGCGGACTCCTACCTCCTCAAGCGCACCTTCCGGCAGTGCGCCGTGATCGCCGGCCTGATCGACCGGCGCCATCCCGGCCAGGAAAAGACCGGCCGCCAGGTCACGGTCTCCGCCGACCTCGTCTACGACGTGCTGCGCGCCCACGAACCCGACCACATCCTCCTACGCGCGACCTGGGCGGATGCGGCGTCCGGCCTTCTCGACGTCCAGCGCGTCTCGGACCTCCTCGCCCGCATCAAGCACCACATCGTCCACCGGGACCTTCCCGAGATCTCGCCGCTCGCCGTGCCGATCATGCTGGAGATCGGCCGCGAGAGCGTCGTCGGCGAGGCGCGCGACGAGCTCCTGTCGATCGCCGCCGAGGCGCAGCTGATCGAGCAGGCGCTGAGCTGA